A genomic stretch from Heterodontus francisci isolate sHetFra1 chromosome 23, sHetFra1.hap1, whole genome shotgun sequence includes:
- the arl6ip4 gene encoding ADP-ribosylation factor-like protein 6-interacting protein 4 isoform X1: MGRHLREDLQNRSECESRNKIKTKEEKRKRKRSSSNESPSASRKHSQSSAPASSKTEGNTPKKKVKRQCNLLSSSSSSSSLSSSEEDKYKKRSHGSKKRKGKGKKGKKKRKKEKKKLKKKMKMKNEILMDVRVPSEGTAGRLEEEHTVIDVTDEQKARIQAMRPMTREEWDARQSIIRRVVDRETGRSRIIKGDGEVLEEIVSQKRHKEINKFATMGDGFTFQVRMGLNQR, from the exons ATGGGTCGTCATTTGAGAGAGGATTTGCAAAACAGGAGTGAATGTGAGTCAAGAAATAAAATCAAAACAAAAGAGGAAAAGAGGAAAAGGAAGCGGAGCAGCAGCAATGAAAGTCCGTCAGCTTCACGCAAACATTCTCAAAGCTCAGCACCTGCATCAAGTAAGACTGAGGGAAACACGCCAAAGAAAAAAGTCAAAAGGCAATGTAATTTGTTGTCTtcatcctcctcatcttcctccctTTCGTCGTCAGAGGAAGATAAGTATAAAAAAAGGAGTCACGGTTCGAAGAAAAGGAAAGGCAAGGgcaaaaaaggaaagaaaaaaagaaaaaaggagaaaaagaaactgaagaagaaaatgaagatgaaaaaTGAAATACTCATGGACGTGAGGGTTCCTAGTGAGGGAACAGCTGGGCGTTTGGAAGAGGAGCACACTGTGATAG ACGTTACAGACGAACAGAAAGCTCGAATTCAGGCCATGCGACCAATGACAAGAGAGGAGTGGGACGCCAGGCAAAGCATCATTCGACGAGTCGTGGATCGAGAGACTGGCAGGTCAAG GATTATTAAAGGTGATGGTGAAGTTCTGGAAGAGATCGTTAGCCAAAAGAGACACAAAGAAATAAATAAG
- the arl6ip4 gene encoding ADP-ribosylation factor-like protein 6-interacting protein 4 isoform X2 translates to MGRHLREDLQNRSECESRNKIKTKEEKRKRKRSSSNESPSASRKHSQSSAPASSKTEGNTPKKKVKRQCNLLSSSSSSSSLSSSEEDKYKKRSHGSKKRKGKGKKGKKKRKKEKKKLKKKMKMKNEILMDVRVPSEGTAGRLEEEHTVIDEQKARIQAMRPMTREEWDARQSIIRRVVDRETGRSRIIKGDGEVLEEIVSQKRHKEINKFATMGDGFTFQVRMGLNQR, encoded by the exons ATGGGTCGTCATTTGAGAGAGGATTTGCAAAACAGGAGTGAATGTGAGTCAAGAAATAAAATCAAAACAAAAGAGGAAAAGAGGAAAAGGAAGCGGAGCAGCAGCAATGAAAGTCCGTCAGCTTCACGCAAACATTCTCAAAGCTCAGCACCTGCATCAAGTAAGACTGAGGGAAACACGCCAAAGAAAAAAGTCAAAAGGCAATGTAATTTGTTGTCTtcatcctcctcatcttcctccctTTCGTCGTCAGAGGAAGATAAGTATAAAAAAAGGAGTCACGGTTCGAAGAAAAGGAAAGGCAAGGgcaaaaaaggaaagaaaaaaagaaaaaaggagaaaaagaaactgaagaagaaaatgaagatgaaaaaTGAAATACTCATGGACGTGAGGGTTCCTAGTGAGGGAACAGCTGGGCGTTTGGAAGAGGAGCACACTGTGATAG ACGAACAGAAAGCTCGAATTCAGGCCATGCGACCAATGACAAGAGAGGAGTGGGACGCCAGGCAAAGCATCATTCGACGAGTCGTGGATCGAGAGACTGGCAGGTCAAG GATTATTAAAGGTGATGGTGAAGTTCTGGAAGAGATCGTTAGCCAAAAGAGACACAAAGAAATAAATAAG